The Pseudanabaena sp. FACHB-2040 genome segment AGGGAATTAAATTCCCTGGCTCTCTGCTTTGCGCCGCTGCGTCCCCCTTATGCCTGTGTGCTCCAAAACTCAACATCCTGCTGCTCAACACTGCCATCTGGTAGCGTCGTGTGGCTAAGCTTGGCCCCATGCAGCTCATGGCCCTGAAGCTCGGCCCACTTGAGGTCGGCCTCGGCCAGATTAGCTCCAAAAAACTGAGACTTCCACAGTTCTGCCCCCCGCAAGGTTGCGCCTTTGAGGTCAGCTCCGCGCAGATCGGCTCCGGTTAGATCCGCGTGGGTGAGGTTGGCTTGGCGCAGATCGGCTCCCTGCAAATCGGCTCCCTTGAGGTTGGCCTTTTCTAGGTTCGCCCCTCGCAAGATCGCTTGAGTTAGCTGGGCGCGGTGGAGACAGGCGGCTCGCAGGTCGGCCTTGGCTAGATTGGCCTCCATCAGCTGGGCCTCGGGCAGATGGATTTGGGTGAGATTTGCGCCGGGGGCTTCTAGCGATCGCAACGGCACCCCATCCTGGTGTAAATCCTGCAAGGCCTGGAAGCGGGCATAGCTGGTCGAGACTTTGCCAGCCGCCGCATTGTCAATAATGCGCCAGGCTTCATAGTGCTTTTGGGCCTTGCGATCAGGTGCGCCCTTGAAGTACAAGATCACCGCTGCCACGATCGCAAAAGATTCGGCATTCTCAAAAAAGATTTTCAGCGCATCTCGCTGAAACAGATCCAGCGGTGAGCGAATTACGACATCTTCCTGCACCCAGAGGGCAACTGCAGCCAAACACACCACCGACACCAGCACCGCCAACCAGGTTGGGACACACCGGGCCACCCACTCCAGCTGTTTAACAAACCTCAAAGAGCTCCATCGCATTGGCGGTTTCCCTCACCAGATAGAAGGATTTTCGCACGACCGGGCAGAGAGGAGCATGATCTAATGTTTCAGGCTCAAAAAGCTGCAAAAGGCAGGGTGAATGCAGAAGTGCTCAACATTTTCTAAATTGATTGTGGGCAGCTCATAGTGGCCCAGGTAGGCAGCTTTTGCTGCTGTCGATTGCCCCATTTGCTTCGGCATCTTGGCCTTGAGAAAACCGATGTGCCACAGCAGCTTTTTCAGATCCAGATAGTCCATCTCCAGCACCCAGTCTGCAGCTCTGTCTACATCCAACTCGCCGCAGACAGCCGACAGCAGCAAATACTCCAGCTCGTCTTTCGCAAAGTGGGCTTTGCGGCCCCGAAACACTTCAAAGAGATCTAGAAGGTGGGGATATTTGAACCGATATTCTGAAGCTAAATCCTTGATCTTTTGCTCAGAATAGATTTCTTCTGCAGCGAGGATAGTGTCTTCTGTGATGCGTTTACCCTCGCGGTAATACTCTATACACAGCTTGCAAAACTGCAGCAGTTCTCTAGGGCGAAGCTGTGTGCGATCAAGAATATAGTCTGCCGACTCTTCGTTATGATCCGGCAGGTGGGAGACAAAAATCGAGTTCCAGCGCCGCAGCCCCGGAGCCTCCTGCAGATCAGCAAAGCAGTGAGCAATCCGCAGACCAATCAGCTCTAACAGTTCCGGCTTTCTCCAACGAATCACCTCCACATCTTCCCGAATTTTTTGAGCATCTTCATAAATCTGAGGAATGTTGTCAAACAGTTCCTGGCGAATGGAAATGTAGATTTTCAGATTTGGGCTAATCAGGTTGAGCTTTTGGGCGGCTTGAAAAAGCCCGGCCAGGAAATATTTGGCATCTTCAGAGTTATCCCAGCCTTTATCAAGCTCATCAATAAATACTTTGATTCGCAGCTTTTCTAAGACTCTTTTGAGGCTCGGCAACAGGCCTTTGATTTCCTCCAGGCTGTATAAAGCCTGCAGCTCACGCGTTTTGCTTAAACTTTCAAAGCTGCTCAGCTTAATACTTTCTAAGCGCTTGAGATAGGAAAAAAGAATGCCCACTGAGTTAAGGTTCTGGTTCTGCAGGTTGTTCTGCACATAGGCGTAGATATCTTTGAGAGGCCCTAATAGGAGCCCTCGTTTTTCCTCAACCACTTTCTTAAAGATGAGGTTGTACAGTAGGTACTGCCAGGCAACTGAGTAGGAACTTTGCTTGCCCCAAGATCCCTCCTGCTCGCTGCGAAGAAACTGCGACAGCAGCTCATAGGAATATTCTTCGGGAGAAAGTTCAATCACGAGGTGGCTTTTGCGAGCCTCTGCCGCTGCCATGTACTTAAAGATGGCGCTCTTACCCGCTCCTCGGTTGCCGACCAAAATGGTCTTGCTGCTGTTGAAAAACTTTTGGTAGGTGGAGTTGCGGTAGAAGTATTCGGCTAGGCCAACGGCAATATCTCGCTCTGCAGAATCAGATCCAAGGTTGAGAAGACGAATATCACGCGGCATAGGCAGGCAATGGCAGGGAAGGGAAAACCAAGCAAGTCACCACCCCATAGTCTACGTCCCCATTGGAGCCTAAAAACAGTACACAGACGGGGCATATTACCTGGCAGATGTTGCGATCGCAGCCTCATCCCACAACTGTGCGGCCTTTCTCTAACAAGCAACTTTTTCCTTATTTAAACGATTCTTATCCTTTTTTGTAGGCTTTTTTTAATGTTGACTAGGCACGATTTAACACTGGTTGTTCAGTGTATTAACGGTCGAGGCTTGACATCATTGTTTCAGTATTCGCGCTCTTGTTCAGTAGCGAGAGAAGCAAAACCCCTGTTCATCTGAGCAGCACCAATTGCCCGCTGCGGTTGGTATAGAGGTTTATCTGGCCCAGCCCAGGCCGTGTGGTTCTAGAAAGGTTATTTTTGTTCGCCCAGTAGCGACACCTCAGCAACCTCCGGGTGTCGCTAACCTGGCTGAACCGTCACTGATGTAGCAGCAAATAGGCACCGCGCTCAAAAGTTCGGCCAATTGGCAAACTTCATGAGCACAGATCCTTGCGTCCGTTTGGCTAGCCCCCCTTTGGTTGTTGGACTAAATTTAGGAATCAGGTTGATGGAAAACTTTACCCTGCAGTTGTTCCACGTTGCTGACCAGGAAGCTGGAATTCCTGCGATTGAAGATGCGCCTCGATTTTCTGCGGTGCTAGAAGCGCTCAGACTTCAAGATCTAGATGAGGACGGCGCACCTGGGTTTGCCAATACGCTGACTCTGTCCTCAGGAGATGCCTACATTCCAGGAGCCTTCTTCAGCGCCAGCCTGGCGGCCTTTGGCGGCGCGGGTCGGGGCGATATCTTAATCCAAAATGAGCTGGGCATCCAAGCGATCGCATTTGGCAACCACGAATTTGACCTGGGCACCGGCCAGATCGGCGAACTGCTGCGGCCTAGTACCAGTGCTTCAGGCTCCCCGTATCCTGGGGCGCTGTTTCCCTACCTGAGCGGCAACCTAAACTTTGCTCCTAACGGCGACCTGGCTTCTCTGGTAACTGCAGACGGCCAGGAAGCTAGCACCATTCCTGGCCGCATCGCCGCTAGCACAATCATTACAGTCAATGGCGAGAAGGTAGGCGTTGTCGGGGCCACCACGCCTACCCTGCGGGCAATCTCTAACCCAGGTACCGTTGAGGTTACCCCCTCCCCCTTTAGCGGCAACCCCTCGCCTGCTGAGCTTGATGCCTTAGCTGCAGTCATCCAGGCAGATGTCGATGCGCTGCTGGTCGCTAACCCAGACCTAGATAAAGTGGTTTTGCTGGCGCATATGCAGCAGATCGCCATTGAACAAGCGCTGGCGACTCGGCTTCGCAACGTGGACATTATTGTGGCGGGTGGTTCCAACACTCGGCTAACGGACGAAAACGACCGTCTGCGGACTGGGGACACTAAGCAAGGGGACTATCCCATTTTCACAACCGATGCTGGTGGCAACCCCATAGCCATTGTCAACACCGACGGCAATTACAAGTACGTCGGTCGCTTGGTGATTCAATTTGATGCCAATGGCAACATCATTCCCGATAGCTATAACCCCAACATCAGTGGTGCCTACGCTACTGATGAGCAGGGCGTAGCTGATTTAGGTGCAGCGGAGCTGGTTAACCCTCGCATTCAAGAAATTGCGGATGCCATTGGGACGGTCATTGCCGAGTTGGATGGAACTATCTTTGGCAAAACTACTGTTTTCCTCAACGGTACCCGCCAGGATGTACGCACCCAGGAAACCAACCTGGGCAACCTGACGGCCGATGCTAACCTGGCCTATGCCAAGACTGTCGATGCTAGCACTGTTATCTCCATCAGGAATGGGGGCGGCATCCGCAACGACATTGGCATTATCAGCGCGCCACCTGGCTCCACCGAGGTGAGCGAGGTGGAAAAGTTACCCCCAGCAGCCAATCCCCTGGCAGGCAAGGAAGAAGGCGACATTTCCCAACTCGATCTCTCCGACAGCTTGCGCTTCAACAATGATCTTGCGCTGGTAACGGTGACGGCTCAGGAACTGTTAGCCCTGGTGGAGCATGGCGTTTCGGGTGTCAGGCCTGGGGCAACGCCCGGTGCGTTTCCCCAAGTGAGCGGCATCAACTTTAGTTTTGACCCTACCGCTCCAGCCAACGACCGGGTTCAGAGCTTGGTCGTGATTGATGAACAGGGAGCGGTGCAAGATACTGTGGTCCGTAACGGGGAAGTTGTGGGCAACCCTGATCGCACCTTCCGAGTGGTGACGCTCGGTTTTTTGGCAACGGGTGGTGATGGCTACCCCTTCCCCGACCGAGAGCGAGTCAACCTGCAAATCCCTCAGCTATCCGGGCGTACAGGAGAGGCCACTTTTGCCAACGATGGCACCGAGCAAGATGCTCTGGCCGAGTACCTGCTGGCCAATTTCTCTGCTGAGACTCCTTTCAGCCAGGCCGATACAGTCCCGCTGCTAGATACCCGCATCCAAAACCTGTCTGAGCGGTTTGATGCGCTCAGTGAGGCTAGCTTGTTTTCTTTTACTGGCCGTATTCAAACTGCTGGTGCGGAAATCTCAACTTATGACGCTCAATCGCAGCGGCTCTTTGTCACAACGGGCTCCGGCATTGAAATTGTCAATATCGCTGACCCCAGCAACCCAGTGAGCCTTGGGCTAATCAATATCTCTGAGCTGGGGGCTACGGTCAACAGTGTGGCTGCCAGAAACGGCATTATCGCCGCTGCCATCGACGCCAGCCCGATTACCGATGCCGGGGTCGTGGCATTTTTCAATGCCCAGGGCGTCCTGCTGAAGTCTGTCACCGTCGGATCGCTGCCCGACATGCTCACCTTTACCCCCGACGGCACCAAGGTGTTGGTTGCCAACGAAGGGGAGCCTCTTGAAGGTGTGAACCCCAATGGATCGATCAGCATTATCGATATTTCCAATGGGGTGGAAGCCGCTACGGTAACTGAAGTAGGCTTTACCCAGTTCAACGGCCAAGAGAACGCGCTGCGATCGCAAGGTATCCGTATCTTCCCCGGTGTAGCTGCCGCTGCCGATTTCGAGCCGGAGTACATCGCGATTTCTCCCGACGGCACCCAGGCGTTTGTCACCCTGCAGGAGAATAACGCCCTAGCTGTTGTCGATATTGCCTCGGCCTCAGTGGTTGAGTTAGTGCCCCTAGGTGTGAAAGACCACAGCCAGCCAGGTAATGGCCTCGATGCCAGCGATCGCGATGGCGGCATCAACCTACGCAATTTGCCTGTGTTTGGTCTGTATATGCCAGATGCGATCGCATCGATCGAAGTGGGCGGCCAGACCTACTACCTGACAGCCAACGAGGGCGATGCCCGCGACGAGGATGCTCGCGTAAGCTCCTTGACGCTAAATCCCACCGCCTTCCCCAACGCCGAAGTTCTACAGCGAGAGGAAAACCTGGGCCGCCTCAATGTCTCCAGGATTGACGGCCGCGGCCCAACTGATACCTACAGCCAGCTCTTTGCCTACGGCGCGCGCTCCTTCTCGGTCTGGAACAGCGCAGGCGAACTGGTTTACGACAGTGGCGACGAGATCGAGCGGATCGTAGCCTCGCTCACCCCCGATCTGTTCAATGCCAATAACGGCGACCCAGCTCTGGTAGATACCCGCTCCGACGACAAAGGCCCCGAACCCGAAGCCGTGACCACCGGCTTTATTGGCGACACGCCCTTTGCCTTTGTTGGGCTAGAGCGAGCAGGCGGCGGCGTGCTGGCCTACGACATCAGCAACCCACTGGCCCCCGTTTTCGTCCAGTATCTACGCAGCCCCGAAGACATCAGTACCGAAGGTGTACTGTACATTCCCGCCGCTGAAAGCCCCAACGGACAAAACCTGCTGGTGCTCTCCCATGAGGTCAGCAAGACGGTCTCTATTTACCAGACCACCCTCACCGATCCTGGCCCTCTTCCAGTGCCTGTGCTAGACGCCAACCAGCCGTTCTTTGTCGGCTTCGAGCAGTTTGTTCGGGGCTTGGCTACGATTGGCGAAGAGCTGAACTATACCCCAGTAGAAACTGGAGCACTCAGTCTAGGCGCTCTGTTCGACGAAACCTACTACCTGGGCCAAAACCAAGATGTAGCCGTCGCCGTTCTAACGGGCAGCCTCGAAAGCGGCTTTGAGCACTTTGTCGAATTCGGCCAGTTTGAGGGCCGCGACCCGAGCCGCTTCTTTGACAGTGCCACCTACGAGAGCGAAAACCCCGATGTGGCTGCTGCCGTAGCAGCGGGTGCCTTTAGCAGCTTCCAGCACTTTGCGCTATTCGGCCATATCGAAGGCCGCAGCGGCAGCCCCCTCTTTAACCAGGCCAATTACCTAGCTAGTAACCCCGATGTGGCTGCCGCCGTACAGGCTGGTGCCCTCGCTAGCGGCTTCGAGCACTACGTCGAGTTTGGCATCCGCGAAGGCCGAGTCCCCGGCATTGCCCTGTATGACGAAGCCTTCTACCTAAGCCAAAACCCCGACGTCGCTACCGCCGTACAGGGAGGTAGCTTCTCCGATGGCCTAGAGCACTTTGTCTCCTTCGGCACCAGCGAAGGCCGCAACCCCAGCAGCCTGTTCACCGAAAGCGCTTACCTAGCAGGCAACCCCGACGTCGCCGCCGCTGTTGAAGCAGGCGGGTTGCCCTCGGGCTTCGCTCATTATGTGTACTTTGGGCGACCGGAGGGACGTGCGATCGCATAGGTAGGGGAGATGGGGGAGGTAGGGGAGATGGGGGAGGTAGGGGGATGGCTCACTTCCCCACCTTCCTCACCCCCCTCACCCCCCTCACCTTCCCCACCCTCTTTCCCCCTCCCTGCGTCTCCCCTACCCCTGAATCACTCGCCGCTTCTTAGACCCAAACTTGAGCGATCGCAACTGCCGCTGCAGATGGCTCAGGTTCGGGTCTTCATTGCCATAGCGCCAGCGGACGTAGGCGTGGGAGATTTCGTTGACGATTTGGGCGGGTTGGGCCTGAGCCTGCTGATAGAGGCGCTGGCCAAACTCTAGGGGAGTTTCGCTGGCACGTTTGGTAAAGCCTTGGTGGGCTAGACGGTCTAGCATTTGTTGGTAGAGGCGTTCCATGGCGGGGAGGCGGCTGAGTCGCCAGCGTCGCCAGCCGCTTTGCCAGCCCTGCCAGCCGAGCCAGCCCAAAAAGGCCAGTGCCGTAGCACCAGCAAAGCCCAAGATAATAGCGGCCCAGTCTTGGCCAAACAGGCGGGCGATGACCACAAAGAGCTGAGTCAGCAGTCTGGTAAACAGCTGAATTAGGCCGTCTAGAACAGCAGTAACGGGGGAGGGCAGCCAGCCCGCAATCCAGTTCCAAAACTGGCGCACCAGGCTAAAGGTTTCAGACTGGCGCAGGGAGGGAGGCAGCACCTCATGACCGGGGATGGGGTCAAAGCCAAACCAGCCATACTCTGGAAAATAGACTTCCGGTAGGGCGTAGGCGTCGGTGTTGCGAACGATGTAAAAGCCGGTGAAGGGGTTAAACTCGCCCTGACCAAAGCCGACCACTAAGCGGGTGGGAATGCCGATCGAGCGCAGCATGATAGTCATCACAGTGGAAAAGTGGTCAGGGTAGCCGCCCTGGTAGTCAAACAAAAAAGATTCAACCAGATCCTCGTTCTGATTAAAAAAGGGCAGTTCTGGCTCAATCGTGTAGCGCTGCTTTAAGGTCTGGGCCAGGTATAAAGAGATCTCATAGGGATCTTCCAGCGGATTAGGGGCTGTGGCCAGTAGTTCTTCGGTCTGCTGTCGCACCCGCTCGCGAATGCCCTCGGGAACGTCCAGATAGTACCTGCGGATGGGGTCGGGGTAGTCGGTTCCGGCCTCGCGTAGCTGGGTGCGATCGCGATAGGGCACTTGCGATACCACGGTGTAGGTCATGCCCTTTTCCAGGCTAACCGGCGCTCGCAGGCCGCCTTCGGGGTCAATCGCTACTTCCTGAGTCGGAAAATACAGTTCGCGGGCCTGGTGCAGCGTTGGAATCAGGTTAGGAAAGTCTTCCACCAGCGTATAGGTCTGGATCACCTCCCGACCGCCACCCTTCTGCCCCTGCCACGGCAAAAACATCTGATAGGAAAAGCTGGAGCGCTTTAGGGTGATCACCGTCTCGTTGCGAGACATATCCCAGCCCTGGCCCGTGTAGCGGTCAAAGGCCAGCACTCGCCAAAAACCAGGGGCTTGCGATCGCACCCGCATCACCACCTGAGGCGTCATGGTGCCGCGCAGGTTTTGGTTCATCTGCTGGTTAAAGCCGTAATAGGAAGTCGTATCGACTACCCCCGGCCCAGTCAGTTTGCCAGTCTGCTGAATCGCTCCAGTAGAGCCTTCTCCCGTCTGACTGCCGCCCTCTGCGCCCTGAGTCACATAGCCAGGGTTGATGATGTTCTGACCGTTGAAGTTGCCCTGGTAGTCAACCGTGGAGCTAACCGGGAAGTTGCGAATCTGATAGCCCGGCAGCCGGGGCAGACACAAAAAAATCACCAGCCCCAGAGCCAGCGTCATCAGCAGTACAGCCCCTAATCGGCGGGGAGCTAACTGCAGCCCAACCTGATCCCACGACTGCGACAGCAGCCCTAGCCGGGAGCGGTAGTCTAGCACCAGCACCGGCAGCGCTACCCCCAAGAAAAGCAGCAGCAGCGGCCCAAAGGCGAGAGTTTGGCTGATTGTAGCGGCTACTCCCAGCAAAATCAGGCCGATGATCGTGGAATAGCCCAGATCTTTGCGG includes the following:
- a CDS encoding pentapeptide repeat-containing protein, with translation MRWSSLRFVKQLEWVARCVPTWLAVLVSVVCLAAVALWVQEDVVIRSPLDLFQRDALKIFFENAESFAIVAAVILYFKGAPDRKAQKHYEAWRIIDNAAAGKVSTSYARFQALQDLHQDGVPLRSLEAPGANLTQIHLPEAQLMEANLAKADLRAACLHRAQLTQAILRGANLEKANLKGADLQGADLRQANLTHADLTGADLRGADLKGATLRGAELWKSQFFGANLAEADLKWAELQGHELHGAKLSHTTLPDGSVEQQDVEFWSTQA
- a CDS encoding choice-of-anchor I family protein; its protein translation is MENFTLQLFHVADQEAGIPAIEDAPRFSAVLEALRLQDLDEDGAPGFANTLTLSSGDAYIPGAFFSASLAAFGGAGRGDILIQNELGIQAIAFGNHEFDLGTGQIGELLRPSTSASGSPYPGALFPYLSGNLNFAPNGDLASLVTADGQEASTIPGRIAASTIITVNGEKVGVVGATTPTLRAISNPGTVEVTPSPFSGNPSPAELDALAAVIQADVDALLVANPDLDKVVLLAHMQQIAIEQALATRLRNVDIIVAGGSNTRLTDENDRLRTGDTKQGDYPIFTTDAGGNPIAIVNTDGNYKYVGRLVIQFDANGNIIPDSYNPNISGAYATDEQGVADLGAAELVNPRIQEIADAIGTVIAELDGTIFGKTTVFLNGTRQDVRTQETNLGNLTADANLAYAKTVDASTVISIRNGGGIRNDIGIISAPPGSTEVSEVEKLPPAANPLAGKEEGDISQLDLSDSLRFNNDLALVTVTAQELLALVEHGVSGVRPGATPGAFPQVSGINFSFDPTAPANDRVQSLVVIDEQGAVQDTVVRNGEVVGNPDRTFRVVTLGFLATGGDGYPFPDRERVNLQIPQLSGRTGEATFANDGTEQDALAEYLLANFSAETPFSQADTVPLLDTRIQNLSERFDALSEASLFSFTGRIQTAGAEISTYDAQSQRLFVTTGSGIEIVNIADPSNPVSLGLINISELGATVNSVAARNGIIAAAIDASPITDAGVVAFFNAQGVLLKSVTVGSLPDMLTFTPDGTKVLVANEGEPLEGVNPNGSISIIDISNGVEAATVTEVGFTQFNGQENALRSQGIRIFPGVAAAADFEPEYIAISPDGTQAFVTLQENNALAVVDIASASVVELVPLGVKDHSQPGNGLDASDRDGGINLRNLPVFGLYMPDAIASIEVGGQTYYLTANEGDARDEDARVSSLTLNPTAFPNAEVLQREENLGRLNVSRIDGRGPTDTYSQLFAYGARSFSVWNSAGELVYDSGDEIERIVASLTPDLFNANNGDPALVDTRSDDKGPEPEAVTTGFIGDTPFAFVGLERAGGGVLAYDISNPLAPVFVQYLRSPEDISTEGVLYIPAAESPNGQNLLVLSHEVSKTVSIYQTTLTDPGPLPVPVLDANQPFFVGFEQFVRGLATIGEELNYTPVETGALSLGALFDETYYLGQNQDVAVAVLTGSLESGFEHFVEFGQFEGRDPSRFFDSATYESENPDVAAAVAAGAFSSFQHFALFGHIEGRSGSPLFNQANYLASNPDVAAAVQAGALASGFEHYVEFGIREGRVPGIALYDEAFYLSQNPDVATAVQGGSFSDGLEHFVSFGTSEGRNPSSLFTESAYLAGNPDVAAAVEAGGLPSGFAHYVYFGRPEGRAIA
- a CDS encoding DUF3488 and DUF4129 domain-containing transglutaminase family protein, which codes for MTANLSRSDASSFRSAFRTESSEIEDSILLRVLVQLLVTLGIASVSIAASGVTQTSLWILLAIPLSALGAYFSWHRRRQRNIAIKFFIAIGMLMALAGLISRLLNEPGDTRILLAVLLIQLQVLHSFDLPRRKDLGYSTIIGLILLGVAATISQTLAFGPLLLLFLGVALPVLVLDYRSRLGLLSQSWDQVGLQLAPRRLGAVLLMTLALGLVIFLCLPRLPGYQIRNFPVSSTVDYQGNFNGQNIINPGYVTQGAEGGSQTGEGSTGAIQQTGKLTGPGVVDTTSYYGFNQQMNQNLRGTMTPQVVMRVRSQAPGFWRVLAFDRYTGQGWDMSRNETVITLKRSSFSYQMFLPWQGQKGGGREVIQTYTLVEDFPNLIPTLHQARELYFPTQEVAIDPEGGLRAPVSLEKGMTYTVVSQVPYRDRTQLREAGTDYPDPIRRYYLDVPEGIRERVRQQTEELLATAPNPLEDPYEISLYLAQTLKQRYTIEPELPFFNQNEDLVESFLFDYQGGYPDHFSTVMTIMLRSIGIPTRLVVGFGQGEFNPFTGFYIVRNTDAYALPEVYFPEYGWFGFDPIPGHEVLPPSLRQSETFSLVRQFWNWIAGWLPSPVTAVLDGLIQLFTRLLTQLFVVIARLFGQDWAAIILGFAGATALAFLGWLGWQGWQSGWRRWRLSRLPAMERLYQQMLDRLAHQGFTKRASETPLEFGQRLYQQAQAQPAQIVNEISHAYVRWRYGNEDPNLSHLQRQLRSLKFGSKKRRVIQG